A stretch of Anaeromyxobacter dehalogenans 2CP-1 DNA encodes these proteins:
- a CDS encoding ArsR/SmtB family transcription factor has product METSFAAIAEPNRRAILGLLASSEQSVGEIERRLRMPQTSVSKHLRVLREAGLVEARVEAQRRVYRIRPEPLREIDAWLAPFRRFWTAHVDALERHLDRMEQASRKGTKR; this is encoded by the coding sequence GTGGAGACGTCCTTCGCCGCCATCGCGGAGCCGAACCGCCGGGCCATCCTGGGCCTGCTCGCATCCTCGGAGCAGTCCGTCGGCGAGATCGAGCGCCGGCTGCGGATGCCGCAGACGTCGGTGTCCAAGCACCTCCGGGTGCTGCGCGAGGCGGGCCTGGTGGAGGCGAGGGTCGAGGCGCAGCGGCGTGTCTACCGGATCCGGCCCGAGCCGCTGCGGGAGATCGACGCGTGGCTCGCGCCGTTCCGGCGCTTCTGGACGGCCCACGTGGACGCGCTCGAGCGCCACCTCGATCGCATGGAGCAGGCCTCACGGAAAGGAACGAAGCGATGA
- a CDS encoding fused MFS/spermidine synthase: protein MRGFRRDGGVYALFFVSGAAGLVYQVAWSRLLNEIFGVTAHAVTAVLATFLGGLALGSWLLGRAADRCRDPLRLYALLELGVAVTAIAGTAVVRALDPVHLWAASRLAPDSLGLLLVRAGLAAVVVLPPTVLMGGTLPAITRALVRRIGHLGRELSFVYALNTAGAVAGSVAAGFALIRALGVHGTLWAAAAANVAVGLGALAFSRARGAAGAPPPAVEAPAPAPAAGAASGTGWILAVMALSGVSSLALEVIWTRMLILIVGTSTYAFVTMLTAFLVGIALGSFVARAFVDRVRSPRRAFGWVQAGIAASTLATLPLMGALMGDAQRWIDGLELRWEALLAGRFGLSFLVMIVPTTLIGMTFPLAARIWARSLDTLGGRLGQLYGANTLGNIAGAVLGGFVVLPAVGMQRGVALMAVLNLIAAAWALLPAREDHRRPAVLLRAAPVSAGLWACALLVALWRPAPFGATEEGPDDPVLFYREGLVSTVKVIQRADDGRQRVMLVDGVRIGQSSEGVDRKQQVLAHFPILLRDRPPARVLTIGLGTGILAGEVARHPGVERVDVVELSPSVIEGARLFDRFDGAVLDDPRVRVVNDDGVAFLRRSAERYDAIISDGKSRSGHAGNAQFYSQDYYRSARAHLAPGGVMMQWVPLDVPAADLRVILRTFEEAFPDTYVWIAQSSCFLVGLDGPLALDLARVQRVLDAPESDDLRRHGWRTAAEVVALLAADRETLAPWLALEDTVNTLERPVLEFYAPAELAVPPGVRAAANLATLGTLSRGIPPTARVTGGDPAALADGARAERLLVAGVAALGRGDAAGVAQLEAAAQAAPADGVIRQAVAEALVQLGVDADRSSDLARAEGLYRAAIAAWPRFATAWVNLGRALALEGQVPEALAAERRALDLNPESGSAHRWAAELLLGVGRPGEATDHAREAVRLAPGAARLRAALGTSLAMAGRFDEGLRELREAVRLDPRAPEPLGRTALLLATRPGATGTDAEEAVRLASRARSLTDGRDPAALETLAAAYAAAGRFGDAVAEQGRAVELLERAGAAQAGDARATLARYRSGQPLRLEAPAAP from the coding sequence ATGAGGGGTTTCCGGCGTGACGGCGGGGTGTACGCGCTGTTCTTCGTCTCCGGCGCGGCCGGCCTGGTCTACCAGGTGGCGTGGTCGCGCCTGCTGAACGAGATCTTCGGCGTCACCGCGCACGCGGTGACCGCGGTGCTCGCCACGTTCCTCGGTGGGCTGGCGCTCGGGAGCTGGCTGCTCGGGCGCGCGGCGGACCGCTGCCGCGACCCGCTGCGGCTCTATGCGCTGCTCGAGCTGGGCGTCGCGGTCACGGCGATCGCAGGCACCGCCGTGGTGCGCGCCCTCGATCCGGTCCACCTGTGGGCCGCCTCGCGGCTCGCGCCGGACTCCCTCGGGCTGCTGCTGGTGCGGGCGGGACTCGCGGCGGTGGTGGTGCTGCCGCCCACCGTGCTCATGGGCGGCACGCTCCCGGCGATCACGCGGGCCCTGGTCCGCCGCATCGGCCACCTCGGCCGCGAGCTGAGCTTCGTGTACGCGCTCAACACCGCGGGCGCGGTGGCGGGGAGCGTCGCGGCGGGCTTCGCGCTGATCCGCGCGCTCGGGGTGCACGGCACGCTGTGGGCCGCCGCCGCGGCGAACGTGGCGGTGGGGCTCGGGGCGCTCGCGTTCTCGCGGGCCCGCGGCGCGGCCGGGGCGCCGCCGCCCGCCGTCGAGGCTCCCGCGCCCGCGCCGGCGGCGGGCGCGGCGTCCGGGACCGGGTGGATCCTCGCCGTCATGGCGCTCTCGGGCGTGTCCTCCCTCGCGCTGGAGGTGATCTGGACGCGCATGCTGATCCTGATCGTTGGCACCTCCACCTACGCGTTCGTCACCATGCTCACCGCGTTCCTGGTGGGCATCGCGCTGGGGAGCTTCGTGGCGCGCGCGTTCGTGGATCGGGTGCGGAGCCCGCGCCGGGCGTTCGGCTGGGTCCAGGCCGGCATCGCCGCGTCCACGCTCGCGACCCTGCCGCTCATGGGCGCGCTGATGGGCGACGCGCAGCGGTGGATCGACGGCCTGGAGCTCCGGTGGGAGGCGCTGCTCGCCGGTCGGTTCGGGCTCAGCTTCCTGGTGATGATCGTCCCGACCACGCTCATCGGGATGACGTTCCCGCTCGCGGCGCGGATCTGGGCCCGCTCGCTCGACACGCTGGGCGGGCGCCTCGGGCAGCTCTACGGCGCGAACACGCTCGGGAACATCGCCGGCGCGGTGCTGGGCGGCTTCGTGGTGCTGCCGGCCGTGGGGATGCAGCGGGGCGTCGCGCTCATGGCGGTGCTGAACCTGATCGCCGCCGCCTGGGCGCTCCTCCCCGCGCGCGAGGACCACCGGCGGCCGGCGGTCCTGCTCCGCGCGGCGCCCGTCTCCGCCGGTCTGTGGGCGTGCGCGCTGCTGGTCGCGCTCTGGCGGCCCGCGCCGTTCGGCGCCACCGAGGAGGGCCCGGACGATCCGGTGCTGTTCTACCGCGAGGGCCTGGTCTCGACGGTCAAGGTGATCCAGCGCGCCGACGACGGCCGGCAGCGCGTCATGCTGGTGGACGGGGTCCGCATCGGCCAGAGCAGCGAGGGCGTGGACCGCAAGCAGCAGGTGCTGGCGCACTTCCCGATCCTTCTGCGCGACCGGCCTCCGGCCCGCGTGCTCACCATCGGCCTCGGCACCGGGATCCTGGCGGGCGAGGTGGCGCGCCACCCCGGGGTCGAGCGGGTCGACGTGGTCGAGCTGTCGCCCTCGGTGATCGAGGGTGCGCGCCTCTTCGACCGCTTCGACGGCGCGGTGCTCGACGACCCGCGCGTGCGGGTGGTGAACGACGACGGCGTGGCCTTCCTGCGCCGGAGCGCCGAGCGGTACGACGCGATCATCTCCGACGGCAAGTCGCGGTCCGGGCACGCAGGGAACGCGCAGTTCTACTCGCAGGACTACTACCGGTCGGCGCGCGCCCACCTCGCCCCCGGCGGCGTGATGATGCAATGGGTTCCGCTCGACGTGCCCGCGGCGGACCTCCGCGTCATCCTGCGCACGTTCGAGGAGGCGTTCCCCGACACCTACGTGTGGATCGCGCAGTCGTCGTGCTTCCTGGTCGGGCTCGACGGCCCGCTGGCGCTGGACCTGGCCAGGGTCCAGCGGGTGCTCGACGCGCCGGAGAGCGACGACCTGCGCCGGCACGGCTGGCGGACGGCGGCCGAGGTCGTGGCGCTGCTCGCGGCCGACCGCGAGACGCTCGCACCGTGGCTGGCGCTGGAGGACACCGTCAACACCCTGGAGCGCCCGGTCCTGGAGTTCTACGCGCCCGCGGAGCTCGCCGTGCCGCCCGGCGTGCGCGCCGCCGCGAACCTGGCCACGCTCGGGACCCTGAGCCGCGGCATCCCTCCCACGGCGCGGGTCACCGGCGGCGACCCGGCGGCGCTGGCGGACGGCGCCCGGGCCGAGCGGCTCCTGGTCGCCGGGGTGGCGGCCCTGGGTCGCGGGGACGCGGCGGGCGTCGCCCAGCTCGAGGCCGCCGCGCAGGCCGCGCCCGCCGACGGCGTGATCCGCCAGGCGGTGGCGGAGGCGCTGGTGCAGCTGGGGGTGGACGCCGACCGCTCGAGCGATCTCGCGCGTGCCGAGGGCCTGTACCGCGCGGCGATCGCGGCGTGGCCGCGCTTCGCGACCGCCTGGGTGAACCTCGGTCGCGCGCTCGCGCTCGAGGGCCAGGTCCCCGAGGCGCTCGCCGCGGAGCGCCGGGCGCTGGACCTCAACCCGGAGTCGGGCAGCGCGCACCGCTGGGCCGCCGAGCTGCTCCTCGGGGTGGGCCGCCCGGGCGAGGCGACCGATCACGCGCGCGAGGCCGTGCGGCTCGCCCCCGGCGCCGCCCGGCTCCGGGCGGCGCTCGGGACCTCGCTCGCGATGGCGGGCCGCTTCGACGAGGGGCTGCGCGAGCTGCGCGAGGCGGTCCGGCTCGATCCGCGCGCACCCGAGCCGCTGGGCCGCACGGCGCTGCTGCTCGCCACCCGGCCCGGCGCCACCGGCACGGACGCCGAGGAGGCGGTGCGGCTCGCGTCGCGGGCCCGCTCGCTCACCGACGGCCGCGATCCCGCCGCGCTCGAGACGCTCGCGGCCGCGTATGCCGCCGCGGGCCGGTTCGGCGACGCGGTCGCGGAGCAGGGCAGGGCGGTGGAGCTGCTGGAGCGCGCGGGCGCCGCGCAGGCGGGCGACGCGCGCGCGACGCTGGCGCGCTACCGGTCGGGCCAGCCGCTCCGGCTGGAGGCTCCGGCGGCGCCCTGA
- a CDS encoding SRPBCC family protein has translation MSSREYEPGAASGAEVRKDGERWTLVLVRDLRHPPARVWEALTDPAHLAEWAPFDADRTLAAAGPVTLSTVGTPTPQVSASTVRRAEAPRVLEYTWGDGELRWELEPLAGGTRLTLWHGIDRRFVSWGAAGWHVCLDVLDRRLAGEPIVRIVGPDAMKLAGWQRLVGEYAARLGG, from the coding sequence ATGAGCAGCCGCGAGTACGAACCCGGCGCCGCGTCCGGGGCCGAGGTCCGCAAGGATGGCGAGCGCTGGACCCTGGTGCTGGTGCGGGATCTCCGCCACCCGCCGGCGAGGGTCTGGGAGGCGCTCACCGATCCCGCGCACCTCGCGGAGTGGGCGCCGTTCGACGCGGACCGGACCCTGGCCGCTGCGGGGCCGGTGACCCTCTCGACCGTGGGCACGCCGACGCCGCAGGTGTCCGCGTCCACCGTGAGGCGGGCGGAGGCGCCGAGGGTGCTGGAGTACACCTGGGGCGACGGCGAGCTTCGCTGGGAGCTCGAGCCGCTCGCCGGCGGCACGCGGTTGACGCTGTGGCACGGCATCGACCGGCGCTTCGTGTCGTGGGGCGCCGCCGGGTGGCACGTCTGCCTGGACGTGCTGGACCGGCGCCTGGCGGGCGAGCCCATCGTACGCATCGTCGGGCCGGACGCGATGAAGCTCGCCGGCTGGCAGCGCCTGGTCGGTGAGTACGCGGCCCGGCTCGGCGGGTAG